TTAGATAGATCACCTTGTGGGCCATATTGGGGTTACCTTTTCTTGGTGAATGGAGAGGTCAGAAATCTCTCATAAGATGCAAGTACTCACAATTCTCCTTATCCTTTGTGTCCCAGAGGTTAGAAGTTAGAACTAAGGTGGCTTCCTTGCTTAGAGAGGAGAAACCACAATGGAAACTCTTATGGGTCATTTTTACACCCCCTTGAGTGTTCTTGAGCAACCttatttttgtatgtttttttaaaatcttccaTTGCTTCTCTAGCTTGCCTGTGAAGGATTCTTTGTCTTTCCTTCTTCATAGCTCTTTCCCCAGTAATGTTCCTCCATTGCAATAAAACTCTCTTATTAAGAGAAATATATCAAATGTATACACCAGAAACCACTTGAAAATGCTTGGTGCACTTGGTATCAATGCAAAGATGTTCATTTGTACACATAGTTTCCAGAATATTTTAATTGGTACTTTATTGAATGTTCTGCCTGTGTAGATCCTGGAAAAATGGTGGAAGAAATTGTGATTGAAGATATTTGTTTAAAGATGAATGAAGACATTGCTCGTCCTTcttgtatttatctttaaagATGAATGAAGATGTTTGTTTCagtctcaaaaaaataaaaataaaaatcgtgATTGAACTTTGATGATGGCTTTGCTTTCCTGAGACAGCTCATAGTTTTTACAAATGCCcagcccttgaggcctggctcaagtggtaacaGGTTGTGGAGGGTTTGTGGGAcgttctaggttcaagtcctaatggggacaaaaatttacctatataaaaaaaaaaatggtttttacaGATGCccaaaccttaaaaaaatgcTTCTTGTCAAAATGACCACTCATGCtctgcattgtgggcttatggAATCAGTCCTGCATAGGCGGGATGATAAGCAGCTACAAAGTTGCACATGCAAGtatatttcattgaaaatcccatgatactttatttttagtttcaaatgTTGACATGCTTGCATATCTGCAATTAGCAAGATAGTACATTCTATCTGTTGTTGctaaaaattataagaatggAGAGTTCTAGTTCTAATAGTAAAATTTTGAACTTCATTTTATCCTGTGCTACTGAGGGCCGTATATGATTGCTTGCAGTTTTTATATTGAATAGATATAGATATGTgtctttcaattttaataagattttagaaaatttaaggaGAAACATTGATTCTCCAAATTGATAAGATGAAGTTAAATCAAGTTACCAATGTGCTTGTGgtttcaaattctaaaatttgtttcatGCAGCCTTctgtttttcatttctattgTGCTTTGAAGTAGGCATCATGGTTCTTTTTtccttgctttcttctttttcttcttccaactTGAAGCCCTTGTTTCCTCGGTGCATCTTGTTGGTACTCCCAAGTTATCCATATTTCTGAGAATGCTGCAATATTGTGTGGATTGGACTTCTCCTTTCTTCCTTCagtaaaaactatttttagatgAGATTCAATCTTCAATTGTACTTTTTCCTACTCATGTTCAAAATATGtttatgtggttctcttgttTTCTTCCCAGTTTATGTTCTGAAGTATTTTACTTTTTTGCTCCTGATGGAATACAATGAATCCAAAAGGAATGATTATTAACTCTGCAGAGGTTTCATAATTAGTAGTTTCTCGACTTGCTATCTGCAGAAGTTGCATAATCAGTAGTTTCTAGACTTGCTATGTTACTACAATATCATTATAttgctttatcattttttatgatgaccttttaatattttgatttctgAAACTTCTAGAATTCTGGCCAAATAGCTCCATTAGATGAGATTATCAGATTGAAGGAGAAATACCGCTTCCGTGTCTTATTGGATGAGAGTAACTCATTTGGTGTGTTGGGCAGCACTGGAAGAGGTCTCACCGAGTTCTTTAGGGTTCCGGTATGTTTTAAGAACTTACTACTTTTAATCAGGAATCAACTCTTCCTTCATGATCCCATGGTTATGGGGTATGCAGATTGAGAAGATAGATATTATAACTGCTGCCATGGGACATGCATTAGCCACAGAAGGAGGATTCTGCACTGGAAGTACTCGAGTCATTGATCATCAAGTATGGAAGATTGAAGTTCTTTACTAGTTgactactatatatatatatatatatatatatatactgatTTTCAATACTTAAATTTTGTTCCAACTTACTAGTGTTGACGCCTCAGGCTATGCCATGCTTTGCAGCGTCTGAGCAGTTCTGGATATGTCTTCTCTGCTTCTTTGCCCCCCTATCTCGCAAGTGCTGCAATTACTGCTGTCGATGTCCTGGAGGAAAATCCTGATCTGATTATGAAGCTGAAGGAAAATATTGCTGTATTATGGCAAGGTTTGTTCTTATCTCGCTACTAATCTAACACCAAGGTGGTGCCTCTCCCTTGCTGAATCTCAATGTATTCTACGCATGCTATTTGACCTCATTGTATTTAACGAAGTTGGCTTTCGGTTTCCATATGTTTCTTGGCATTTTCAatgtttccaagaaaaaaaaatgaaaaatcctcTTTTAATTGAATGCTTTGCCAATGGTTTTTTCCCAAAACCGATCTATACTGAAAACAGGACTGGGTGGTTAGAAGCTGTATAGAAAAGCAATATGTTTAGTTTGCTTCTAACTGTTAGATTCTTCAGAATCCTGCCTTTTTGGTTGACGTGTACTTCAAATAGCAACTATGTTGCTGAGGGTTAGAAGCTGTATAAAAGTAAAGCAATATGTTTAGTTTGCTTCTAACTGTTGGATTCTTCAGAATCCTGCCTTTTTGGTTGACATGTACTTCAAATAGCTACTATGTTGCTGAGGGTGATGTGTGCTAattaggtttttctttttcaatggaTGGGTAGGAATCTTACATTGTTTAGCTTGCTGCTGGTCTAACCCATTTTCGGTTCAAAATATGTTGGGCAAATGCAGAATTGTCAGATATACAAGGCCTTTCAATAGCAAGCAATCCACTATCACCCATAGTCTTTCTCAGACTAGAGAATTCGACAGGTTCCTTAAAGAATGACCTCCACCTGCTTGAAGATATTGTGGATCACGTAAGATCATCGTTTCTCTGAATTCCTCTGTCACATGTTGGTCAGTCGAACATCCTAATGAATCCATCCCCAAATGTTTGCTCTGTTGCAGATGCTGAACAAAGACTCTGTTTTTGTTGTGGCTTCCAAGAGATCCACACTTGATAAATGTCGTCTGCCTGTTGGAATCAGACTATTTGTTTCTGCTGCACATACCGAATCTGATCTCTTGAAGGCATCTGAATCATTGAAAAGAGCTGCAGCATCAGTGCTGGCGGGTTCTAGTTGACAGGTGCATGCCAGATCTCAATTTTTAACCTCATTGCATTCATTGAACTATTTATTGTGTCATGCCAGCCAATGAAGAAATGAGGCTCCCACCCCCAacagaaaaaaatatggaaaaaggaaagaaaaaaaaatgtctcgAGGATATTGATAATTTATGTAACACTttaagttggttttttttttttttttctttttccttttaaatattCAACATGCAAGTAGAGTAGAGTGGTTAAAAATACTGGTTTTTGTCTTGAGGTAATATCTGTTAATTGTCACTTTGAGATTGATTGTGGCTTGTGGAAGTCTTGTTGCATTTTACAAGTATTCTATTTTGATGTTAATCCTTTGGTGAAATAGAAAGGGATGATCAtgcattttcttatattttagttctaggaaaatataaggaaagaaaagaaaatgattttctcaatgTTTGATTTCACtttgaaaaatacaaagaaaataaaatataattaaaattagttagaaacttatatatttttttaaaaaattaagttctatatataaaagatgaaacaaataaaatgagttttaagctacacataaaaataatttaattaattttttttttcttttttacattttcctcaaaatttttttgataaacaaaCATAGCCTTGAATGGGATTGTCCTTCACTTGTGCTTTATTCTTGGCATCTGAGTGGGGTGCACAGGGGCATGCAGGAGAGAAAGCCAAAAGATGTTCAATTCTTATAAGAGCCGTGGGTGCTCTGCCCTGGTAATTCtgttttacatatatatttctctttaaATGGGTATAAGAATTTGGGGAGAACAAACTTGGACAATCCAGAATCAATTAACCAATTCTATCATGTAAGGATGTATATTATTCATTTGGATTCCATTAGACTCGTGTATTATGTAcaagaaaatgtatttaatcacTTTTTGCCAATTCCCCGAGACCGGGGGACTTTCTCGCCTATGTTTCCCATGGGAAGAAGAGCAGGGCACAGCGCCCCTGGCTCTTTTTAAATAGTTTCTTTTTAGCTTTTTCCGACTTTTTAAAAGGTTTAGCTGCAGAGTATTTAACcataattttatgtaaaaaatttcccacaaatatataaaaattttcaaactaatgCTTCGTGTGTATTTGTTAAAATTGATTAgaatgaatcaaaattttcgTAGGGAAGGCCCTGGAAACACTCCTCATGGGCAATCTTATATAGCCCCCACACTTAAAAAGTGTCAAATTCATGCCATCCATCCTTCAAGATAAGTGTTTTGCTTGCTTTTGACAGCTATGGCATTAAGGATGgtattctcaaaaaaaatttagtagCCGTAGACGTAGCTCCtccggatttttctcaatagtacggtaaattaaaaaagttatgcttaaattactgtagtagaagaagttattacaaatatacggtagtttttgccacataggagagatgatttgccacttaggagagaggagagaggagagaggagagagggttaacggataaattttttttaaaaccaaaatcatcttttcaaaagtcaaaaggaaaatcgtctcttcaaaagacgagttccatgaaaaaaaaaaaaatttagtatttaaaaaaattccccatttacaagggaactcgtctcttgaagagacgagttcccatgggaaaaaaaaatattttttttttaaaaatatttttaaaaaaaataaaattcccaaattacaaaaaaaaaaaaaaaaaacaattttctttttcccaaattaaaaaaaaaaaaaaaccaattcctcaatgggaactcgtctctttcaagagacgagttcccatgggaaattttttttttttttttaaaaaaaaatacccaaattaaaaaaaaaaaaaaaaacaattcctgaagaagagacgagttcccatgggaaattttttttaaaaaaaaatattttttttataaaaaaatattttttttataaaaaaattcccaaattaaaaaaaaaaaaaaaaaaaaaaaaaaaaaaaaaaaacaattccttaagggaactcgtatcttcattctttttcccaaattaaaaaaaaaaaaaaaccaattcctcaatgggaactcgtctctttcaagagacgagttcccatgggaaaaaaaaaaaaaaatttaaatattttttttttataaaaagattcccaaaaaaaaaaaaaaaaaaaatattccacaagagaatttttttattttaaaatacccaaattaaaaaaaaaaaaaaaaaaaaacaattccttaagggaactcttcccatgggaaattttgtttttaaaattttttttttttataaaaaaattcccaaattaaaaaaaaaaaaaaaacaattcctgaagaatagacgagttcccatgggaaattttttttttttaaatatttttttataaaaaaataaaaaaaaaacaattccttaagGGAACTCGTATCTTCAAGAGGCGAGTTctttttcccaaatttaaaaaaaaaaaaaaaaattttaaatatttttttttataaaaagattcccaaaaaaaaaaaaaaaaatattccacaagagaattttttttattttaaaatacccaaattaaaaaaaaaaaaaaaaaaaaaaaaaaaaaaaaaaaaaaaaacaattccttaagggaactcttcccatgggaaattttgtttaaaaaaaattttttttttataaaaaaattcccaaattataaaaaaaaaaaaaaaaaaaaaaaaaaaaattattccacaagggaactcgtctcttcaagagacgagttcctatgggaaattttttttttttttaaatacccaaatttaaaaaaaaaaaaaaaaaaaaaaaattattccacaagggaactcgtctcttcaagagacgagttcctatgggaaattttttttttttttaaatttttcttttttttttaaatacccaaattaaaaaaaaaaaaaaaaaacaattccttaagggattcccatgggaattttttttttttaatatttttttttataaaaaattcccaaattaaaaaaaaaaaaaaaacaatttcacaagggaactcgtctcttcaagagacgagttcctatgggaatttttttttttttttaaatacccaaattaaaaaaaaaaaaaaaaaaaaaaaacaatacctgaagaagagacgagttcccatgggaaattttttttttaaatatttttttataaaaaaattcccaaattataaaaaaaaaaaaaaaaaattccacaagggaactcgtctcttgaagagacgagttcccataggaaattttttttttttttaaatacccaaatttaaaaaaaaaaaaaatcctatgggaaaatttttttttttaaatattttttttttataaaaaaatttccaaattaaaaaaaaaaaaaataaaaaatccacaagggaactcgtctcttgaatacccaaattaaaaaaaaaaaaacaattcctcaagggaactcgtctcttgaagagacgagttcccttgaggaattgttttttttttttttattttttatattgggaatttttttataaaaaaaaatatttaaaaaaaaaatttttttttttcccatgggaactcgtctcttcaagagacgagttcccttgaggaattgttttttttttttttttttttttttttttttaatttgggtatttaaaaaaaaaaaatttcccatgggaactcgtctcttgaagagacgagttcccttgtaaatgaggaatttttttaaatactaattttttttttttcatggaactcgtcttttgaagagacgatttccctttttgacttttgaaatttgaaaagatgattttggttttaaaaaaattttatacgttcaccctctctcctctctcctaagtagCAAATCCTTTCTCCtatgtggcaaaaactaccgtatatttgtaataacttcttctactacagtaatttaagcataacttttttaatttaccgtactattgagaaaaatcctaGCTCCTCCTGCCTCCTACTTGCCGATGACAACAAATTCAATTCCTATTGATGGATGGCATTTTGGttataggttatgtttggttcgtGAAAagtaccaagaaaaaaaaaaggtaaaagaaaatgacatttttatatttggttttattataaattttttttaaaaaaatagttagaaatttatatatttaaaaattatttaatttttgtataatggaagaaattaaaaaaaaatgaatttaaagaaacatataaaaataatttgttaattttgaatttattttttattttccttttttttttcttttgggttatttaattaaaaggcctttcattttttttttgtcctattATGATAAAAGTgttatcattatatttttattttttaaataacattttttttaataaatatttgaaatagttaaagatatttatataaaaaatgagttaatttttaaatcaaaacatgTGATATGATAAAATTCTCCACAGATGTTATAAGATGAAATTTCTACACCATAAAAATTGAGAATATTATAGCTTCCAGCTGCAAAATGCGACTTTCATTTCAAATGCTGAGTgtccaaacataattttattactaaaaaCATTTCTCACTTTATTatcaagttttttaaaaatagttacacAGTTGCGACTTGCGAGGCAAGCTCTAAACTTTGTCCCACGCATTCAAATGGACAGAATCTTAGtagtttcatttatttatgtttttatgttttattattgatCCTCagcatattataattaaatatttttattgcgTCTTGAGAAATAATCTaagtttcaaatactttcaaacattaaaaagtaaaaataactcATGCTAAGTTTAAATGAGTTTcaacttcaaatatttttgcttCTATTTTCCTCTTACTtttgtttctcaaaattttcaaaaattaaatatattttcactaCCTCAaactctttatttcttttttcctctcattcCTTTTCGAATTTTCCCACCAACCAAATACAtcctccctattttctttctcttatgtttttccctcaattattttccaaaaaataggGATAAATGTGACTTCTGAGCAAAATATTCTTCAGTAATACGAGAACAACACATTATATTAGTATTCATAATACATAAATTATACCTAGATCCTGGATGGGTATTGCCTATGCGTTTTCTTCTGTTTCTCAACGAAATTCTTCACCTCTGCAAACAAGAGAGACGCCTCCGGCAGTTCCGGAAAGATGTAAAACGCATGAATCGCACTCCCATACTCCAACACCCTCACTTCCTTCCCCGATCTCTTCAGCCACTCGCAGTACCTCCTCTGCCAGTCCTGCAACGGATCGAATCCTCCAATGAACACCATCGTCGCCGGAAACTCCACCTCCGACAACTCCCTCCCTCTCGGCCCGCTCACGTTCGCCGCCTCGTGGTCTCTGTCGGCTCCTTCCGGCAAAAACATCTTCCACATGCAGTCCGTACGCCTCATTGACACCAGCGGCGAACCTTCCAGCCTCCTCTCCGACTCCGTCCTCTCCTCTCCCCCAAAGAAGGGCTGAATGGGAACCAGTCCCACCACCTTCACCTCCCGAAACGTCGTTGTTTCGCACGCCCGCACCGTCACGTTGTGCGCGAGGTTGGCCCCCGCGCTGTCCCCGACGAGGAAGCACATTGACAGATCGGAGTTGGGCGGGGGTTGAGAATCCAGGTACTTGAGGACATCGAAGCCGTCGTCGTACTGTGCCGGGCACCGGTGCTCCGGCGAGAGCCGGTAATTGACGGAGGCCACGATGGCAGGGATTTTTCGGGCGAATCGGCGGCACACGGCGTCGTAGGCCTTGGAATCGGCGCTCATGAAGGCGAAGCCGCCGCCGTGGAAGAACACAATCACCGGAAGCTTCTCGCCTCCGCCAGGAACCTCCGTAGGCTCAAAGAGGCGAAACCAGAGGTTTCGTGAGGGATCGACAGTCACGTCGGAGGTCTTAACTCCGTTAACGGGAGTAGAGTTGGGCCGAGCGCGGAAGTCGAGGAAGCAGAGGAGACGGCGGTTGATGGTGCCGTCATCACGGCGGGCATAATCGGTAACGACAGAAAGCGCGAAAAGGACGATCTTGGTTTTCCATGGAAGAACAGGTGAGAATTGAGTcattttgtttgttcttttctttgGGCGGCGAGAAAAGATGGGATCTGGATTCAAATATCACTGGGACACCTCTCGGGATTGGCCAACgaattaacattttttcttcattatgcattaaatgcaagaaaataaattatttctctGTCTCAatctatttcatattttcaataaataaataaataaaaatgatagtattatttatgttatatatatatatatatatatatatatatataattcaaaaaataatggttttgaacaatatttaaaaaaattgagttatctacaaaaaatttataatctcaaatttaatttttttaaaaaataatttttaaaaatataagataaatgtGTACTTTTTCTACCATATACTTCACATGCAAGACtcatattaaaattgttttttaattaaaaatgagaaacaaaaaccTAATGATAACATGTTTCTATAATAAATAAGTGGTAGGATTTTATACTCACAAAACCCATATAGGATTCATAATTAAGATAAGTTCCTTCAACCACCCATTAATGataaggatatgaaatagtaattgataaaaatatcaacttgactcatttttgtctttattctactacttgccaatattctttcttatttaaccatttttttatttttcattatttttttaaactcttttataaataattaaaaaattaacattattttttatttttaaattataaataaacaaacattatattaatgattcaaggactattttggaaaatactttctaaaaaaatattaatttaaataaataaaaattatcttttacatttatttttatcttttacattttagaagtaaataatttaatgattaaaatatcatttaaaataaatatattcaccattttaatttttttatactcaaaaagtattttaaagtttttttttttactattataaaataaaaagtttaattttttttttttaatcttcttccttccttattttaataacttttagtaataagttatatgaaatgttacaaatttgtttattaatgattttttttaatgatttgaattaattgaaaatttattaaaataagaaaaagaaaaagaaataaagaggagggatgaaaagtttttattttaagtacttaataaaaatattttcatatgaacTAATTTTAGAAGttgattatattaatatatagtagagattgaatttttcttatataaaagggttgaaatgtatatttacttattttagatgaaaacaagtaattaaaaattatataaattatatttgagtttagttttaaaatatttttatagtttttattttttatttttttttatttttaaaaataattttttattttctatattgtctctttttgaaaatacgtttaattaaaaaatgaaaactatttttaaaaatgaaaattgaaaaccttgtttagtactattttttttatatgaaaaaaaattatttattcatttattgcgtCACTGTACAATCGTATTACATTAATTGTATAAGGAAAATGTATTAAGTGTACAAAGGCGTACAAAGTTACCATTTATGAAAGATTATAATAGATTATGAgttattcctttattttttttatcactcacGAATTGTGCAtatatgtgtggaccccgcattttgctcgatgtgttcccactcgatggcgaaactcgttttttattttatttgatgaaaatttgatttttagaaaaagacttggagttgccacttatttttgttttatttttttttaagggaaaaaccaaataagaaaaaaaaaccctaagtgtgactcctgaagaaaaaaaacgaGTCTGCGAAAAACCAAGTTTAGGTctaggggtcaggttacttattgggaaggtacgctggtgagccgtagcacccctctaagcccgcaTACGTACggcctctactaaacgaattgaggaaattgtggcaattaattaattaattatggataccaagaaaaataatcaatatacaagtcatggtgataattaatatgcacaaaaacaatgatgaaatctaattacaaaaatacacaaaataaataataaaaaaattatgcaaaatgatttattgaattaaataaataaaagatattaaaaaaagttttaaagaaatttcaaaggattttattaaaaatgattttgaattaatgatttccatttatttacttataaaaacaaacaatttattttctcagttttaattgtatacaattaaaaaaaaaaaaaaaaactatttacacttattgtatcaaaagaattcattacaaaatttcaatttgggcacaaaaattatttcttacttgcttttactagaaaataatgaatttttacaattttatttacaaaagtatttatattcattttcatttaaaagagtgatttttataaattatttaaaatgacataactttatttacaaaagaatttctaattaaaaggaaaaaataaaaataaaattaggaataaaaataaataaataaatcatctatttctaaaaacgacttttaatccaattttaattaagtaaaaagaatttatttaaaaaaacattttttttggacgattttattaaaaattaatttttgggacaactttatttacaaaacaatatttggaaaatttttgttaaacaaagaaatttttggacaaatattatttaaaaacaaattttcaaattccattaaaaacatttcttttggatttttctaaatgcatttttttgaatttttataaataaaaaataaaataaaataaaataaaaactttcttttattaaaaataatattttaaaattgttgttttattaaaacacatttattgACTTattcctctcatttaaacaaaatttctagtttgtttgaTGTTCAATTctatacacactcaataaatacatGCGAACGAATATTTatacaaactaataaaaataaaattaaataaaaagtgagaaataaaatatgtacccaaataaacttacaacaagctccacatgtcatcaattcgtactcagccaacaagattgcagagcgggtccatgcaaaaacaagaataacacaaatgtaaatatctagaGATGTAtaaaatctcaaacaaatattctaacccaaattccaatttcaaattagtcccataaatttcctcaattaaaatgagcccaaattactataggtcttaaCCTAGAACgtccaaattaataacaaaaaatacaaacactatcaaccaaacctaaaattagataaattaaaataaattctactatacctaaatttaatatttcataatctaAGCGTAGTTTAATATACACCATAATTGTCCcatatccaaattaaacaatttaaattggTCAAgctcatatcaaatattcaaataatccaacaaatcCCACCCACATTATGGGCCCCAAAATCcacatcaattaacaagcccacataaaaaaaacacatggtcaagagaaataatatttcaagtccaaacaaataacaacttaACACTAGGTCCAagtccaaataaacaatatgcaattgatataatctaAATATCCCCAAATTGATCACCAAATACAATATgcccacaaacccaaattaacaaatttcaaattaattcactaacaataaattaaatcaaattatatattattctaccaacaataaattaatccaaaatttcatattaattta
Above is a genomic segment from Vitis riparia cultivar Riparia Gloire de Montpellier isolate 1030 chromosome 7, EGFV_Vit.rip_1.0, whole genome shotgun sequence containing:
- the LOC117917724 gene encoding probable carboxylesterase 18 — translated: MTQFSPVLPWKTKIVLFALSVVTDYARRDDGTINRRLLCFLDFRARPNSTPVNGVKTSDVTVDPSRNLWFRLFEPTEVPGGGEKLPVIVFFHGGGFAFMSADSKAYDAVCRRFARKIPAIVASVNYRLSPEHRCPAQYDDGFDVLKYLDSQPPPNSDLSMCFLVGDSAGANLAHNVTVRACETTTFREVKVVGLVPIQPFFGGEERTESERRLEGSPLVSMRRTDCMWKMFLPEGADRDHEAANVSGPRGRELSEVEFPATMVFIGGFDPLQDWQRRYCEWLKRSGKEVRVLEYGSAIHAFYIFPELPEASLLFAEVKNFVEKQKKTHRQYPSRI
- the LOC117918515 gene encoding long chain base biosynthesis protein 1 isoform X2; translation: MQCEPPVLESAAGPHTVINGKEVVNFTSANYLGLIGHEKLLESCTAALEKYGVGSCGPRGFYGTIDVHLDCEARIAKFLGTPDSILYSYGLSTMFSAIPAFCKRGDIIVVDEGVHWGIQNGLYLSRSTIVYFKHNDMESLQNTLEKITLENKRAKKLRRYIVVEAVYQNSGQIAPLDEIIRLKEKYRFRVLLDESNSFGVLGSTGRGLTEFFRVPIEKIDIITAAMGHALATEGGFCTGSTRVIDHQRLSSSGYVFSASLPPYLASAAITAVDVLEENPDLIMKLKENIAVLWQELSDIQGLSIASNPLSPIVFLRLENSTGSLKNDLHLLEDIVDHMLNKDSVFVVASKRSTLDKCRLPVGIRLFVSAAHTESDLLKASESLKRAAASVLAGSS